One Rissa tridactyla isolate bRisTri1 chromosome 4, bRisTri1.patW.cur.20221130, whole genome shotgun sequence DNA window includes the following coding sequences:
- the E2F8 gene encoding transcription factor E2F8 isoform X1 — MQQAEMGTGDKENHSSEPYRSVLKTPLKQAATSHSVLTELQPDCQPLTTPPKPKEILPADPWTPTSNLKMLISAASPEIRSREQRRELSNNPSEVLQAKHCLQEHLSGDEYEKSQPSRKEKSLGLLCHKFLARYPDYPSTAENNYICLDEVAEELNVERRRIYDIVNVLESLHMVSRLAKNRYTWHGRHNLSKTLQALKKVGEENKYTQQIQMIKKREYEHEFDFDGERNEEMARSFGSSEHSEMSFVELPGMEFRAASVNSRKDKSLRVMSQKFVMLFLVSTPQIVSLEVAAKILIGEDQLEDLDKSKFKTKIRRLYDIANVLSSLELIKKVHVTEERGRKPAFKWTGPEVLPNIQGTKLETTSTTSPPPISESIPSKEQCSKNLFPSRGKQNFTRHPSLIKLVKSIENDRRKIQSAPTSPVKISASTDQNISAFPSKMAQVPVIAKHQLEGQSKKAKEMKMKLSRSALDCNLSLPEVVLKPQPPRPAAPSEQPALPQPLGVCPPSHSPVSPVILPQTHSGVSYAIYLHPSPAHTVTTYSPSFMLQPLPRANLTGIESINSKVVNKISTEEGDNQIATDDPTKCLTAKERPNTKSENSSERCLKRSQALQENNLFKRCRSDEESLDTSLGESIKNERPPSNSSQMNREMDNFQPERQNKTETLDQNMANCSDQCKREEIPEDEGKIKTKQDIPVAFAIPAHETFFPSGYLIPLTQCTHGNKAGFPDEEKAGICSLQHTTYSSPIAGVIPMTASELKAVNIPAFHITPLNIMLSPTSIAAAPVLSGSSLNSSNTSSAPNPSSSVLNFTLQHVGLIPAGVQVPANPVLQHVPVSSQPENVSHSSENVNLQEEKPCVPKEPQVPQAATENFFRTPGGPNTGPSLSANSDGTNRISQGTLYIPQRKLEVSED, encoded by the exons ATGCAGCAGGCGGAGATGGGGACCGGCGACAAG GAAAATCATTCTTCCGAGCCGTACAGAAGCGTTTTGAAAACCCCTTTGAAACAAGCAGCTACCTCACATTCGGTGTTGACGGAGCTCCAGCCCGACTGTCAGCCTCtcaccacccccccaaaacctAAAGAAATCCTCCCGGCGGATCCATGGACGCCGACTTCCAACCTGAAAATGCTGATTAGCGCAGCCAGTCCGGAGATtaggagcagagagcagagaaGAGAGCTGTCAAACAACCCCAGTGAGGTCCTACAGGCAAAACACTGTTTGCAG GAGCACTTATCGGGAGACGAATATGAAAAATCTCAACCAAGTCGCAAAGAGAAAAGTCTAGGATTACTGTGTCATAAATTCTTAGCTCGATATCCTGATTACCCCAGCACCGCAGAGAATAATTACATTTGCCTGGATGAAGTAGCTGAAGAGCTTA atgttgaaCGTAGACGCATATATGATATTGTGAACGTGCTAGAGAGCCTCCACATGGTGAGCCGCCTTGCCAAGAACAGATACACTTGGCACGGGCGACACAATCTCTCCAAAACCCTGCAGGCTTTGAAAAAAGTTGGAGAAGAGAACAAATACACACAACAAATTCAGATGATCAAGAAGAGAGAGTATGAGCACGAATTTGATTTCGATggtgaaagaaatgaagaaatggcaAGATCTTTTGGCTCAAGTGAGCATTCAGAAATGTCTTTTGTCGAGCTCCCAGGAATGGAATTTCGTGCTG CGTCAGTAAATAGCAGGAAAGACAAGTCTTTACGAGTGATGAGTCAGAAATTTGTGATGCTGTTTCTTGTGTCGACTCCTCAAATAGTAAGCCTTGAAGTTGCTGCTAAAATCTTGATTGGAGAAGACCAGTTAGAAGACTTAgataaaagcaaatttaaaa ccaAAATTAGGAGACTTTACGACATAGCAAATGTTCTCAGTAGCCTTGAGCTTATCAAGAAAGTTCATGTTACagaggagagaggcagaaaaccAGCATTCAAGTGGACCGGACCTGAGGTCTTGCCAAATATTCAGG gTACAAAACTTGAAACAACTTCTACGACCTCTCCCCCACCTATTTCAGAATCCATCCCTTCCAAAGAGCAGTGTTCGAAAAACCTTTTTCCTTCAAGAGGAAAGCAAAACTTCACTCGGCATCCATCTTTAATAAAGTTAGTTAAAAGTATAGAGAACGACAGAAGAAAGATCCAGTCTGCTCCCACCAGTCCAGTTAAAATAAGTGCAA GTACTGATCAAAATATATCAGCTTTCCCAAGTAAAATGGCTCAGGTTCCAGTAATTGCTAAACATCAGCTGGAAGGACAATCAAA gaaagcaaaagagatgaaaatgaaatTGTCGAGATCTGCTTTGGACTGTAATTTGTCCTTGCCTGAGGTGGTCCTCAAGCCCCAACCTCCTCGCCCTGCAGCACCCTCTGAGCAGCCGGCTCTCCCGCAGCCACTGGGCGTCTGTCCTCCAAGCCACAGCCCAGTCTCACCAGTCATCCTACCTCAGACGCATTCTGGTGTTTCCTATGCCATTTACCTGCATCCTTCCCCAGCCCACACTGTGACAACGTACAGCCCGAGTTTCATGTTGCAGCCTCTACCGCGTGCTAATTTAACTGGAATTGAAAGTATTAATTCAAAAGTAGTAAATAAAATATCCACTGAGGAAGGGGACAATCAGATAGCTACAGATGATCCAACAAAGTGCCTGACAGCTAAAGAAAGACCGAATACAAAATCAGAAAATTCATCAGAGCGGTGCCTTAAAAGATCACAAGCATTACaagagaataatttatttaaaaggtgTAGAAGTGATGAGGAAAGCCTTGATACTTCGCTG ggagaatcCATTAAAAATGAACGACCACCTTCCAATAGCTCACAAATGAATCGTGAAATGGACAATTTCCAGCCAGAGAGACAGAACAAAACTGAAACATTAGATCAAAACATGGCAAATTGCTCTGACCAGTGTAAAAGAGAAGAGATTCCAGAAGATGAGggcaaaatcaaaaccaaacaagacaTACCTGTAGCATTTGCCATTCCTGCTCACGAG actttttttccatCCGGTTATCTTATTCCTCTTACTCAGTGCACCCATGGCAACAAGGCAGGCTTTCCTGATGAAGAGAAAGCTGGGATATGTTCATTACAGCACACTACCTACAGCTCACCCATTGCTG gcgTCATTCCAATGACGGCATCTGAACTGAAAGCAGTAAACATCCCTGCTTTTCATATAACACCCTTGAATATAATGCTGTCGCCAACTTCTATAGCTGCTGCACCTGTACTGAGCGGCTCCAGTCTCAATTCAAGCAATACCAGTTCTGCCCCAAATCCCAGTTCTTCAGTTCTGAACTTTACACTGCAACACGTAGGACTAATACCTGCGGGTGTGCAAGTTCCTGCAAATCCCGTTCTTCAGCACGTGCCAGTCTCTTCACAACCAGAAAACGTCAGCCATAGCTCAGAAAATGTGAACTTGCAAGAGGAGAAG cCTTGTGTTCCAAAGGAACCCCAAGTGCCCCAGGCAGCTACAGAGAACTTTTTCCGCACCCCAGGAGGGCCGAACACGGGACCTTCACTATCTGCTAATTCAGATGGTACCAATAGAATCTCTCAAGGAACTCTGTATATTCCTCAACGAAAACTTGAAGTGTCAGAAGACTAA
- the E2F8 gene encoding transcription factor E2F8 isoform X2, whose translation MQQAEMGTGDKENHSSEPYRSVLKTPLKQAATSHSVLTELQPDCQPLTTPPKPKEILPADPWTPTSNLKMLISAASPEIRSREQRRELSNNPSEVLQAKHCLQEHLSGDEYEKSQPSRKEKSLGLLCHKFLARYPDYPSTAENNYICLDEVAEELNVERRRIYDIVNVLESLHMVSRLAKNRYTWHGRHNLSKTLQALKKVGEENKYTQQIQMIKKREYEHEFDFDGERNEEMARSFGSTSVNSRKDKSLRVMSQKFVMLFLVSTPQIVSLEVAAKILIGEDQLEDLDKSKFKTKIRRLYDIANVLSSLELIKKVHVTEERGRKPAFKWTGPEVLPNIQGTKLETTSTTSPPPISESIPSKEQCSKNLFPSRGKQNFTRHPSLIKLVKSIENDRRKIQSAPTSPVKISASTDQNISAFPSKMAQVPVIAKHQLEGQSKKAKEMKMKLSRSALDCNLSLPEVVLKPQPPRPAAPSEQPALPQPLGVCPPSHSPVSPVILPQTHSGVSYAIYLHPSPAHTVTTYSPSFMLQPLPRANLTGIESINSKVVNKISTEEGDNQIATDDPTKCLTAKERPNTKSENSSERCLKRSQALQENNLFKRCRSDEESLDTSLGESIKNERPPSNSSQMNREMDNFQPERQNKTETLDQNMANCSDQCKREEIPEDEGKIKTKQDIPVAFAIPAHETFFPSGYLIPLTQCTHGNKAGFPDEEKAGICSLQHTTYSSPIAGVIPMTASELKAVNIPAFHITPLNIMLSPTSIAAAPVLSGSSLNSSNTSSAPNPSSSVLNFTLQHVGLIPAGVQVPANPVLQHVPVSSQPENVSHSSENVNLQEEKPCVPKEPQVPQAATENFFRTPGGPNTGPSLSANSDGTNRISQGTLYIPQRKLEVSED comes from the exons ATGCAGCAGGCGGAGATGGGGACCGGCGACAAG GAAAATCATTCTTCCGAGCCGTACAGAAGCGTTTTGAAAACCCCTTTGAAACAAGCAGCTACCTCACATTCGGTGTTGACGGAGCTCCAGCCCGACTGTCAGCCTCtcaccacccccccaaaacctAAAGAAATCCTCCCGGCGGATCCATGGACGCCGACTTCCAACCTGAAAATGCTGATTAGCGCAGCCAGTCCGGAGATtaggagcagagagcagagaaGAGAGCTGTCAAACAACCCCAGTGAGGTCCTACAGGCAAAACACTGTTTGCAG GAGCACTTATCGGGAGACGAATATGAAAAATCTCAACCAAGTCGCAAAGAGAAAAGTCTAGGATTACTGTGTCATAAATTCTTAGCTCGATATCCTGATTACCCCAGCACCGCAGAGAATAATTACATTTGCCTGGATGAAGTAGCTGAAGAGCTTA atgttgaaCGTAGACGCATATATGATATTGTGAACGTGCTAGAGAGCCTCCACATGGTGAGCCGCCTTGCCAAGAACAGATACACTTGGCACGGGCGACACAATCTCTCCAAAACCCTGCAGGCTTTGAAAAAAGTTGGAGAAGAGAACAAATACACACAACAAATTCAGATGATCAAGAAGAGAGAGTATGAGCACGAATTTGATTTCGATggtgaaagaaatgaagaaatggcaAGATCTTTTGGCTCAA CGTCAGTAAATAGCAGGAAAGACAAGTCTTTACGAGTGATGAGTCAGAAATTTGTGATGCTGTTTCTTGTGTCGACTCCTCAAATAGTAAGCCTTGAAGTTGCTGCTAAAATCTTGATTGGAGAAGACCAGTTAGAAGACTTAgataaaagcaaatttaaaa ccaAAATTAGGAGACTTTACGACATAGCAAATGTTCTCAGTAGCCTTGAGCTTATCAAGAAAGTTCATGTTACagaggagagaggcagaaaaccAGCATTCAAGTGGACCGGACCTGAGGTCTTGCCAAATATTCAGG gTACAAAACTTGAAACAACTTCTACGACCTCTCCCCCACCTATTTCAGAATCCATCCCTTCCAAAGAGCAGTGTTCGAAAAACCTTTTTCCTTCAAGAGGAAAGCAAAACTTCACTCGGCATCCATCTTTAATAAAGTTAGTTAAAAGTATAGAGAACGACAGAAGAAAGATCCAGTCTGCTCCCACCAGTCCAGTTAAAATAAGTGCAA GTACTGATCAAAATATATCAGCTTTCCCAAGTAAAATGGCTCAGGTTCCAGTAATTGCTAAACATCAGCTGGAAGGACAATCAAA gaaagcaaaagagatgaaaatgaaatTGTCGAGATCTGCTTTGGACTGTAATTTGTCCTTGCCTGAGGTGGTCCTCAAGCCCCAACCTCCTCGCCCTGCAGCACCCTCTGAGCAGCCGGCTCTCCCGCAGCCACTGGGCGTCTGTCCTCCAAGCCACAGCCCAGTCTCACCAGTCATCCTACCTCAGACGCATTCTGGTGTTTCCTATGCCATTTACCTGCATCCTTCCCCAGCCCACACTGTGACAACGTACAGCCCGAGTTTCATGTTGCAGCCTCTACCGCGTGCTAATTTAACTGGAATTGAAAGTATTAATTCAAAAGTAGTAAATAAAATATCCACTGAGGAAGGGGACAATCAGATAGCTACAGATGATCCAACAAAGTGCCTGACAGCTAAAGAAAGACCGAATACAAAATCAGAAAATTCATCAGAGCGGTGCCTTAAAAGATCACAAGCATTACaagagaataatttatttaaaaggtgTAGAAGTGATGAGGAAAGCCTTGATACTTCGCTG ggagaatcCATTAAAAATGAACGACCACCTTCCAATAGCTCACAAATGAATCGTGAAATGGACAATTTCCAGCCAGAGAGACAGAACAAAACTGAAACATTAGATCAAAACATGGCAAATTGCTCTGACCAGTGTAAAAGAGAAGAGATTCCAGAAGATGAGggcaaaatcaaaaccaaacaagacaTACCTGTAGCATTTGCCATTCCTGCTCACGAG actttttttccatCCGGTTATCTTATTCCTCTTACTCAGTGCACCCATGGCAACAAGGCAGGCTTTCCTGATGAAGAGAAAGCTGGGATATGTTCATTACAGCACACTACCTACAGCTCACCCATTGCTG gcgTCATTCCAATGACGGCATCTGAACTGAAAGCAGTAAACATCCCTGCTTTTCATATAACACCCTTGAATATAATGCTGTCGCCAACTTCTATAGCTGCTGCACCTGTACTGAGCGGCTCCAGTCTCAATTCAAGCAATACCAGTTCTGCCCCAAATCCCAGTTCTTCAGTTCTGAACTTTACACTGCAACACGTAGGACTAATACCTGCGGGTGTGCAAGTTCCTGCAAATCCCGTTCTTCAGCACGTGCCAGTCTCTTCACAACCAGAAAACGTCAGCCATAGCTCAGAAAATGTGAACTTGCAAGAGGAGAAG cCTTGTGTTCCAAAGGAACCCCAAGTGCCCCAGGCAGCTACAGAGAACTTTTTCCGCACCCCAGGAGGGCCGAACACGGGACCTTCACTATCTGCTAATTCAGATGGTACCAATAGAATCTCTCAAGGAACTCTGTATATTCCTCAACGAAAACTTGAAGTGTCAGAAGACTAA
- the E2F8 gene encoding transcription factor E2F8 isoform X3 — MLISAASPEIRSREQRRELSNNPSEVLQAKHCLQEHLSGDEYEKSQPSRKEKSLGLLCHKFLARYPDYPSTAENNYICLDEVAEELNVERRRIYDIVNVLESLHMVSRLAKNRYTWHGRHNLSKTLQALKKVGEENKYTQQIQMIKKREYEHEFDFDGERNEEMARSFGSSEHSEMSFVELPGMEFRAASVNSRKDKSLRVMSQKFVMLFLVSTPQIVSLEVAAKILIGEDQLEDLDKSKFKTKIRRLYDIANVLSSLELIKKVHVTEERGRKPAFKWTGPEVLPNIQGTKLETTSTTSPPPISESIPSKEQCSKNLFPSRGKQNFTRHPSLIKLVKSIENDRRKIQSAPTSPVKISASTDQNISAFPSKMAQVPVIAKHQLEGQSKKAKEMKMKLSRSALDCNLSLPEVVLKPQPPRPAAPSEQPALPQPLGVCPPSHSPVSPVILPQTHSGVSYAIYLHPSPAHTVTTYSPSFMLQPLPRANLTGIESINSKVVNKISTEEGDNQIATDDPTKCLTAKERPNTKSENSSERCLKRSQALQENNLFKRCRSDEESLDTSLGESIKNERPPSNSSQMNREMDNFQPERQNKTETLDQNMANCSDQCKREEIPEDEGKIKTKQDIPVAFAIPAHETFFPSGYLIPLTQCTHGNKAGFPDEEKAGICSLQHTTYSSPIAGVIPMTASELKAVNIPAFHITPLNIMLSPTSIAAAPVLSGSSLNSSNTSSAPNPSSSVLNFTLQHVGLIPAGVQVPANPVLQHVPVSSQPENVSHSSENVNLQEEKPCVPKEPQVPQAATENFFRTPGGPNTGPSLSANSDGTNRISQGTLYIPQRKLEVSED, encoded by the exons ATGCTGATTAGCGCAGCCAGTCCGGAGATtaggagcagagagcagagaaGAGAGCTGTCAAACAACCCCAGTGAGGTCCTACAGGCAAAACACTGTTTGCAG GAGCACTTATCGGGAGACGAATATGAAAAATCTCAACCAAGTCGCAAAGAGAAAAGTCTAGGATTACTGTGTCATAAATTCTTAGCTCGATATCCTGATTACCCCAGCACCGCAGAGAATAATTACATTTGCCTGGATGAAGTAGCTGAAGAGCTTA atgttgaaCGTAGACGCATATATGATATTGTGAACGTGCTAGAGAGCCTCCACATGGTGAGCCGCCTTGCCAAGAACAGATACACTTGGCACGGGCGACACAATCTCTCCAAAACCCTGCAGGCTTTGAAAAAAGTTGGAGAAGAGAACAAATACACACAACAAATTCAGATGATCAAGAAGAGAGAGTATGAGCACGAATTTGATTTCGATggtgaaagaaatgaagaaatggcaAGATCTTTTGGCTCAAGTGAGCATTCAGAAATGTCTTTTGTCGAGCTCCCAGGAATGGAATTTCGTGCTG CGTCAGTAAATAGCAGGAAAGACAAGTCTTTACGAGTGATGAGTCAGAAATTTGTGATGCTGTTTCTTGTGTCGACTCCTCAAATAGTAAGCCTTGAAGTTGCTGCTAAAATCTTGATTGGAGAAGACCAGTTAGAAGACTTAgataaaagcaaatttaaaa ccaAAATTAGGAGACTTTACGACATAGCAAATGTTCTCAGTAGCCTTGAGCTTATCAAGAAAGTTCATGTTACagaggagagaggcagaaaaccAGCATTCAAGTGGACCGGACCTGAGGTCTTGCCAAATATTCAGG gTACAAAACTTGAAACAACTTCTACGACCTCTCCCCCACCTATTTCAGAATCCATCCCTTCCAAAGAGCAGTGTTCGAAAAACCTTTTTCCTTCAAGAGGAAAGCAAAACTTCACTCGGCATCCATCTTTAATAAAGTTAGTTAAAAGTATAGAGAACGACAGAAGAAAGATCCAGTCTGCTCCCACCAGTCCAGTTAAAATAAGTGCAA GTACTGATCAAAATATATCAGCTTTCCCAAGTAAAATGGCTCAGGTTCCAGTAATTGCTAAACATCAGCTGGAAGGACAATCAAA gaaagcaaaagagatgaaaatgaaatTGTCGAGATCTGCTTTGGACTGTAATTTGTCCTTGCCTGAGGTGGTCCTCAAGCCCCAACCTCCTCGCCCTGCAGCACCCTCTGAGCAGCCGGCTCTCCCGCAGCCACTGGGCGTCTGTCCTCCAAGCCACAGCCCAGTCTCACCAGTCATCCTACCTCAGACGCATTCTGGTGTTTCCTATGCCATTTACCTGCATCCTTCCCCAGCCCACACTGTGACAACGTACAGCCCGAGTTTCATGTTGCAGCCTCTACCGCGTGCTAATTTAACTGGAATTGAAAGTATTAATTCAAAAGTAGTAAATAAAATATCCACTGAGGAAGGGGACAATCAGATAGCTACAGATGATCCAACAAAGTGCCTGACAGCTAAAGAAAGACCGAATACAAAATCAGAAAATTCATCAGAGCGGTGCCTTAAAAGATCACAAGCATTACaagagaataatttatttaaaaggtgTAGAAGTGATGAGGAAAGCCTTGATACTTCGCTG ggagaatcCATTAAAAATGAACGACCACCTTCCAATAGCTCACAAATGAATCGTGAAATGGACAATTTCCAGCCAGAGAGACAGAACAAAACTGAAACATTAGATCAAAACATGGCAAATTGCTCTGACCAGTGTAAAAGAGAAGAGATTCCAGAAGATGAGggcaaaatcaaaaccaaacaagacaTACCTGTAGCATTTGCCATTCCTGCTCACGAG actttttttccatCCGGTTATCTTATTCCTCTTACTCAGTGCACCCATGGCAACAAGGCAGGCTTTCCTGATGAAGAGAAAGCTGGGATATGTTCATTACAGCACACTACCTACAGCTCACCCATTGCTG gcgTCATTCCAATGACGGCATCTGAACTGAAAGCAGTAAACATCCCTGCTTTTCATATAACACCCTTGAATATAATGCTGTCGCCAACTTCTATAGCTGCTGCACCTGTACTGAGCGGCTCCAGTCTCAATTCAAGCAATACCAGTTCTGCCCCAAATCCCAGTTCTTCAGTTCTGAACTTTACACTGCAACACGTAGGACTAATACCTGCGGGTGTGCAAGTTCCTGCAAATCCCGTTCTTCAGCACGTGCCAGTCTCTTCACAACCAGAAAACGTCAGCCATAGCTCAGAAAATGTGAACTTGCAAGAGGAGAAG cCTTGTGTTCCAAAGGAACCCCAAGTGCCCCAGGCAGCTACAGAGAACTTTTTCCGCACCCCAGGAGGGCCGAACACGGGACCTTCACTATCTGCTAATTCAGATGGTACCAATAGAATCTCTCAAGGAACTCTGTATATTCCTCAACGAAAACTTGAAGTGTCAGAAGACTAA